Proteins from one Arthrobacter sp. DNA4 genomic window:
- a CDS encoding ABC transporter permease, whose translation MSAPTLTSDAHSTTQASTTPQAGDAAPRRHAVPATGLSLVKRGAVNGGRALWRAGAVLLFLLLWELGPLYLAPDSTRVFLPPLHEVLSALGALIAKGQLQNHLGASLTRSASGFGIAVVSAVVLGLLVAWYGALDRFLNPLLEVFRNTAALALLPVFTLLLGIGETSKISIVAYAAFFPVLLNTIAGVRTVDPLLIRAARSLGLSNFTLFQKVILPSAVPTIFTGIRMAGTSSILVLIAAEMVGAKAGLGYLIVNSQSSFLIPDMYAGILTVSLLGLAVNYLLVGVERHFSRWRTAVGSGNG comes from the coding sequence ATGAGCGCACCAACTCTGACCTCAGACGCACACTCCACCACCCAGGCCTCAACAACTCCCCAGGCGGGTGACGCGGCACCGCGCAGACACGCTGTCCCTGCAACGGGTCTTTCCCTGGTCAAACGCGGTGCAGTGAACGGCGGCCGTGCCCTCTGGAGGGCCGGCGCGGTCCTGCTGTTCCTGCTTTTATGGGAACTCGGGCCCCTCTATCTCGCCCCCGACTCCACCCGGGTGTTCCTGCCGCCCTTGCACGAAGTCCTCTCCGCCCTTGGCGCACTGATCGCCAAAGGCCAACTGCAAAACCACCTCGGCGCCAGCCTCACCCGCTCCGCGTCCGGATTCGGCATCGCCGTGGTTTCCGCCGTCGTACTGGGACTGCTCGTTGCCTGGTACGGAGCTCTTGACCGGTTTCTGAACCCCCTGCTGGAGGTCTTCCGGAATACCGCCGCGCTGGCCCTGCTTCCCGTGTTTACGCTGCTGCTCGGGATCGGTGAAACCTCGAAGATCAGCATCGTGGCGTACGCCGCTTTCTTTCCGGTGCTCCTGAACACGATCGCCGGGGTCCGGACCGTGGACCCCTTGTTGATCAGGGCGGCCCGCTCTCTGGGGCTGTCGAACTTCACGCTGTTTCAGAAAGTCATCCTTCCGTCAGCGGTACCGACCATTTTCACCGGCATCCGCATGGCAGGGACCTCATCCATCCTTGTCCTCATCGCCGCCGAAATGGTCGGGGCCAAGGCCGGCCTGGGCTACCTCATCGTCAACTCTCAAAGCAGCTTCCTCATCCCGGACATGTACGCCGGCATCCTGACCGTGTCGCTGCTGGGTCTGGCCGTGAACTACCTGTTGGTCGGCGTCGAACGCCACTTTTCCCGCTGGCGCACCGCCGTCGGCTCAGGGAACGGCTAG
- a CDS encoding ABC transporter substrate-binding protein: MRNPQISRRTFSVLGLAAAMSVSLVVSGCGGPATAQGGSGAPEVTELRYEGSANSVSLPELAEDLGYLGNVKLNWVGNTISGLTSIQSAATGATDFGGAFSGAVVKLIEAGAPVTAVINYYGEDEKTFNGFYVKDDSPIRSPRDLIGKKVGVNTLGAHSDAVLNSYLKRNGLSQEEIKQVQLVVVPPNDTEEAIRRGQVDVGVLGGVLQDNAVAKGGLRSLFSDFELFGTFAGGQYVLRKDFIQQNPETAKIFTTGVAKAIEWERTTPREDVIARFTSIIEKRQRNESTATLKYWKSVGVLTKGAITDQDFSRWSDWLKDTGIVTGDITPSKYYTNEYNGLLKASS; the protein is encoded by the coding sequence ATGAGAAACCCGCAGATATCCCGAAGAACCTTCTCCGTCCTTGGCCTGGCCGCGGCCATGTCCGTCTCCTTGGTGGTGTCCGGCTGTGGGGGTCCGGCGACCGCGCAGGGCGGTTCCGGAGCGCCCGAGGTCACGGAATTGCGTTATGAGGGCTCGGCCAACAGCGTCAGCCTTCCCGAGCTCGCCGAGGACCTCGGCTACCTGGGGAACGTGAAGCTGAACTGGGTGGGAAACACCATCAGCGGGCTTACCAGCATTCAATCGGCTGCCACGGGTGCCACCGACTTTGGCGGTGCGTTCTCTGGTGCGGTGGTCAAGCTCATTGAGGCAGGTGCCCCGGTCACGGCGGTTATTAACTACTACGGGGAGGACGAGAAGACGTTCAATGGCTTCTACGTCAAGGACGACAGCCCGATCCGGTCCCCGCGCGATCTGATCGGCAAAAAGGTGGGCGTCAACACCCTGGGCGCGCACTCCGATGCAGTCTTGAACAGCTACCTGAAAAGGAACGGCCTCAGCCAGGAAGAGATCAAACAGGTCCAGCTCGTGGTCGTTCCGCCAAACGACACCGAGGAAGCAATCCGCCGCGGCCAGGTCGACGTCGGAGTCCTGGGAGGCGTGCTCCAGGACAACGCCGTCGCCAAGGGCGGCCTCCGTTCCCTCTTCAGCGACTTCGAACTGTTTGGAACGTTCGCCGGCGGCCAGTACGTCCTGCGGAAAGACTTCATCCAGCAGAACCCCGAGACCGCGAAGATCTTCACCACCGGCGTGGCCAAGGCCATCGAATGGGAACGCACCACACCCCGCGAGGATGTCATCGCCCGCTTTACCAGCATCATCGAAAAGCGCCAGCGTAATGAAAGCACCGCGACGTTGAAGTACTGGAAGAGCGTCGGAGTGCTTACCAAGGGAGCTATCACCGATCAGGACTTCAGCCGCTGGTCAGACTGGCTGAAGGACACCGGCATCGTCACCGGGGACATCACACCGTCCAAGTACTACACCAACGAATACAACGGATTGCTGAAGGCCTCATCATGA
- a CDS encoding ABC transporter ATP-binding protein, which translates to MTQTAAPKISLQNVGKSFTVRPTKDAPLGSTLTALDGITLDVAAGEFLTLVGPSGSGKTTLLDLLAGLTRPDTGKVLLDGKKVTGPGKDRAVVFQQYALFPWRTAAANVSFGLEGPGQDGKRLSRRERAKKARTYLDLVGLAGFEDRYPHELSGGMKQRVAIARSLAYEPDVLLMDEPFAALDAQTREQLQEELLRIWRTTGKTIIFITHGIDEAVYLGQRVAVLSSRPGRLKEIVPINLGDRTGDRDVRSDAVFVEHRHKVWALLHDEVLKAQQAYHAKILPDGTAPDEAPQPISGKAA; encoded by the coding sequence ATGACACAGACCGCCGCACCCAAGATCAGCCTGCAGAACGTCGGAAAGTCCTTCACCGTCAGGCCCACCAAGGACGCCCCGCTCGGTTCCACACTGACGGCCCTGGACGGGATCACCCTCGACGTCGCCGCCGGTGAGTTCCTCACCTTGGTGGGTCCCAGCGGGTCCGGGAAGACCACTCTCCTGGACCTCCTGGCCGGGCTTACCCGGCCGGATACTGGAAAGGTCCTGCTGGATGGCAAAAAGGTCACGGGGCCGGGCAAGGACCGGGCTGTCGTCTTCCAGCAATACGCACTGTTTCCCTGGCGCACGGCAGCAGCCAACGTCTCCTTCGGGCTGGAAGGCCCGGGACAGGACGGCAAACGCCTCAGCCGCAGGGAACGCGCAAAGAAAGCCCGAACCTACCTCGACCTTGTGGGCCTCGCCGGCTTCGAAGACCGCTACCCCCACGAACTATCCGGAGGAATGAAGCAGCGCGTGGCAATCGCCAGAAGCCTCGCCTATGAGCCGGATGTCCTGCTGATGGACGAGCCTTTCGCTGCCCTGGACGCCCAGACCCGCGAACAGTTGCAGGAAGAGCTGCTGCGGATCTGGCGGACCACCGGCAAGACCATCATCTTCATCACCCACGGCATCGATGAGGCGGTCTACCTGGGCCAGCGCGTCGCCGTGCTCAGCTCACGCCCGGGCCGGCTCAAGGAAATCGTCCCCATCAACCTCGGCGACCGGACCGGCGACCGAGACGTCCGATCCGACGCGGTCTTCGTCGAGCACCGGCACAAAGTCTGGGCGCTCCTTCACGACGAAGTCCTCAAGGCCCAGCAGGCTTACCACGCCAAGATTCTCCCCGATGGCACCGCACCCGATGAAGCCCCGCAACCTATCAGTGGAAAGGCAGCCTGA
- a CDS encoding LysR family transcriptional regulator, whose product MAQISSGLTLQQLRYFIEVAAEGSISAAADLLYVAQPTMSAAMKDLEARVGRALLVRSARGVTLTADGAEFLGYARQVVEQFALLEQRYLGRPPMRRLLGVSTQHYSFAVDAFVRMVKATEVAEYEFSLRESRTWDIIEDVRTLRSEIGILYRNDFNRKVIDKLLRESGLAFTPLFLADPHIFIARNNPLASKERATLADLAGLPRLTFDQGANNSFYFAEEILSTLSSKQEIRVSDRATIFNLMIGLHGYTISTGIISGQLDPEIVAIPLDVDERIEIGWIGHAAIPLTDQAQGYLRELRAVVAEFGVALLD is encoded by the coding sequence ATGGCCCAAATTTCGAGCGGACTGACCCTGCAGCAGCTCCGCTACTTCATAGAAGTTGCAGCCGAGGGATCGATCTCCGCGGCTGCCGATCTTCTCTACGTAGCGCAGCCAACGATGTCCGCAGCGATGAAGGACCTTGAGGCCCGGGTGGGCCGTGCGCTCCTGGTTCGCTCCGCCCGCGGGGTCACCCTCACCGCAGACGGGGCAGAGTTCCTCGGCTATGCGAGGCAGGTCGTCGAGCAGTTCGCTCTCCTCGAGCAGCGCTACCTCGGCAGGCCGCCGATGCGACGTCTGCTCGGGGTGTCAACGCAGCACTACTCGTTCGCGGTGGACGCCTTCGTCCGGATGGTCAAGGCCACTGAGGTGGCCGAATACGAGTTCTCGCTCCGTGAGTCCCGCACCTGGGACATCATCGAGGATGTCCGGACGCTCCGCAGCGAGATAGGCATCCTCTACCGGAACGATTTCAACCGGAAGGTCATCGACAAGCTGCTCCGGGAATCCGGGCTCGCGTTCACTCCGCTTTTCCTCGCCGATCCGCACATTTTCATTGCACGGAATAACCCGCTCGCCTCAAAAGAGCGTGCGACTCTCGCCGATCTCGCCGGCTTGCCGCGCCTAACTTTCGATCAAGGTGCGAACAACTCTTTCTACTTCGCCGAGGAGATTCTCTCCACCTTGTCCAGCAAGCAGGAGATCCGGGTCTCTGACCGGGCGACGATCTTCAACCTCATGATCGGGCTCCACGGCTACACGATCTCGACGGGCATCATCAGCGGGCAGCTCGACCCGGAGATCGTGGCCATCCCGCTCGACGTTGACGAACGCATCGAGATCGGCTGGATCGGTCACGCCGCGATTCCGCTTACCGACCAAGCGCAGGGCTACCTCAGGGAATTGCGGGCCGTCGTCGCCGAGTTCGGCGTAGCGCTACTCGACTGA
- a CDS encoding TauD/TfdA family dioxygenase, producing the protein MSVITETKLEFTKLGSRIGAEIRGLDLSAELSEGTTAQIREALNEHKALVFREANVLDDEAQVRFASRFGPLTNAHPTVASVDGKPSVLPVDSENGSANNWHTDVTFVVNPPQASTLRSITLPAYGGETLIASSAVAYQDLPEELRNFADTLWAIHTNDYDYSVPKNLEHANAEERRKEFTRIHFETAHPVVRVHPLTGERGLFIGGFAQRLRIVGLSNTESKDILRLLQAYITRPENVVRVNWEPNQLVLFDNRITQHYAPDNYDGQPRKLNRVTVAGDIPVGVDGRHSTAIKGDSSSYSETVVLDESAFAGARR; encoded by the coding sequence ATGTCCGTCATCACTGAAACCAAGCTCGAATTCACCAAGCTAGGCTCCCGCATCGGCGCCGAAATCCGCGGGCTGGACCTCAGCGCGGAACTCAGCGAGGGCACCACCGCCCAGATCCGCGAAGCGTTGAACGAACACAAAGCCCTCGTCTTCCGGGAAGCAAACGTGCTCGACGACGAGGCCCAGGTCCGTTTCGCCAGCCGTTTCGGCCCACTCACCAACGCCCACCCCACCGTCGCGTCCGTCGACGGCAAACCGTCGGTACTGCCGGTAGACAGCGAAAACGGCAGCGCCAACAACTGGCACACCGACGTCACGTTCGTGGTCAACCCGCCCCAGGCCTCCACCCTGCGCAGCATCACCCTGCCGGCCTACGGCGGGGAAACCCTCATCGCGTCCTCCGCCGTCGCCTATCAGGACCTTCCGGAAGAGCTGCGCAACTTCGCGGACACGCTCTGGGCCATTCACACCAACGACTACGACTACTCCGTACCCAAGAACCTCGAACACGCCAACGCCGAGGAACGACGCAAGGAATTCACCCGCATCCACTTCGAAACCGCCCACCCCGTGGTCCGGGTCCACCCGCTGACGGGGGAGCGGGGCCTGTTCATCGGCGGGTTCGCCCAGCGGCTGCGGATCGTCGGGCTGTCCAACACTGAATCCAAGGACATTCTCCGGCTCCTCCAGGCATACATCACCCGCCCTGAAAATGTGGTCCGGGTGAACTGGGAACCGAACCAGCTGGTCCTCTTCGACAACCGCATCACCCAGCACTACGCCCCCGACAACTATGACGGACAGCCTCGCAAACTGAACCGGGTCACCGTCGCCGGTGACATCCCGGTCGGAGTGGACGGCCGCCACAGCACCGCGATCAAGGGTGACTCGTCCTCCTACTCCGAAACCGTCGTCCTCGACGAGTCCGCGTTCGCCGGGGCGCGGCGATGA